The Hyalangium gracile genome segment GCCGAGGACCCGCTCTACATCCGCACGGTGACGCCGCGCTGGTTCGTCGAGTCCACCCAGGCCCAGGCCGAGGCCCTGGCCCAGGCCGTTCGGGTGACAGCACCCATTTTCATCTTCTGCGGATCGAATGACGGCGTGGCCGCGCCGGCGGCGGCGCGGTCCTTCTTCGAGACGGTGGGGTCCACGGACAAGAAGTTCAAGGAGTATCCCGGCATGTTGCACGAGCCGCTCAACGAGGTGGGGCGCGACGAGGTGTTCCGGGACATCTCCAACTGGATCTCCGCCCATCTCTGACATAATCAGGGCGCGGTCTTCAGCGACTGACGCTCCCGAGGTTCACCGCATGGCTGAGAGCGAAACGGGCATCATCGGCAAGGGCATCGTCATCAAGGGCAGCCTCACGGGCGGCGGAGATCTCGTCATCGAGGGGCGGGTGGAGGGGCAGATCGCCCTGAAGAACCACCTCACCATCGAGAGCACGGGCAAGGTCCAGGCGGACATCCGCGCCGAGGAGCTCACCATCAACGGCGAGGCCAGCGGCAACATCGACGCCTCGACGCGGGTGTCCATCAACGCGTCGGCGAAGGTGGCCGGCGACATCAAGGCTCCGCGCGTCATCATCGAGGATGGGGCCGTGTTCAACGGCTCCATCGAGATGGAAGTGAAGCTGCCGGACGACATCTAGCAAGTCCCTGCCGTCGAGGGACGACGAAGCACAACCCTTCGGAGGGGTGCAACACTCATGGCGAATACGGTCATTGGTTCGAGCATCGTCATCGACGGGGAGATCTCCGGTGACGAGGATCTGGTCATCCAGGGCACGGTGAAGGGGAAGATCTCCCTGAAGGAGAGCCTCTTCGTGGAGGGCAGCGGCGTCGTCGAGGCGGACATCGAGACGCAGAACGTGGAGATCGCCGGCCGGGTGACGGGCAACATCGTCGCCAGCGACAAGGTCGAGCTCAAGCAGGACTGCCGCGTGGTGGGCGACATCAAGGCCCCTCGCATCCTCATTGCCGACGGAGCCTCCTTCAAGGGCAACGTCGACATGGATCAGAAGGAGCGCTGACGCGTGGCCATCGCGAAAGAGACGGCCGGCGCGACCGGCGACAACACGGTGGTGGGGCCGTCCATCCTCATCAGCGGCAAGCTGACGGGTGACGAGGACCTCACGGTCCGTGGCCGCGTGGAGGGCGAGCTGACGCTCAGCAAGACCCTCATCGTGGAGACCACGGGCGTGGTGAAGGCGAACGTGGCGGTGCGCAACGCCATCGTCAGCGGGGTGGTGGTGGGCAACATCAACGCCACCGAGAGCGTGGAGCTCACCCGCGAGGGCCGCATGGTGGGCGACATCCGCGCCCCGCGCGTCATCATCGTGGACGGCGCCAGCTTCCGCGGTCGGGTGGACATGGGCGAGGTGGAGCCGGGCCGCGTGCCGGCCTCGCGCCCCGCGGTGGCGCGTCCCACGGTGCGTCCGGGGGCTGCTCCGGCGCGTCCGACGACTCCGGCGGCACGTCCGGCCGGTCGTCCCGCTCCGCCGCCGCCGCCGGCCGCCAGGCCTGCGACCAAGCCCGTGCCACCGCCGCCGCCCGCCCCCGCCGCTGGGGCGACCGGGGCCGCTGGGGCTGCTGGGACGCCCCCCAAGGGAGAGCCCGCCGCCCCGGTTCCTCCAGTCGTGGGCGCTGGCGCGAAGAAGAAGGTCGTGGTGAAGAAGAAGGCCCGCTAGAACGGGCTTTCGTCGTGCCGGCACCGTGAGGTGCCGCGTTACGGCGCTGGACCGAGCCAGGGGTGCCGATGGACGCCGAGAACAGGGTCGACGGAGAGGACGGGAAGCCGGACGAGCCGGGGGAGTCACCCTCGGCACCCGGAGAGGGCGAGGGCGTGCCTCCGAGGTCGGACGCGCCTGCCGCCGAGCAGCCCGCGGGGAAGGCCATCCTGCTGGGCGCGGGAGAGCCCTTGCCGGAGACGGCCGCCGCGGGAGCCGACCAGCCCGACGCCGCCTCCGAGCCTGGCTCCGGGGCGGACGCCGGAGAGGCCGTGGAGGAATCGCCGGAGGAGTCCTCGGATGAATCCTCGGACGAGGCCGCGCAGGCGGCTGCCGAACTGCCTCCGCGCCCGGCCAGCGAGTCGATCCTGGCGGCGCTTCCGCTGGAGCAGATCGACGAGGACACCACCTTCCGCATCCGCCCGGAGGGGGAGATCTCCAAGCTGGCCACGGACGTGGCGCGGCTGGGCCAGCTCTTCCCGGTGGACGTGCGCCCCGCCGGGGACAACCGCTACCAGATCATCTGTGGCTTCCGGCGGGTGGCGGCGCTGCGCTTCCTGAAGCGGGATCGCGTGCAGGTGCGCATCCACACGGGGTTGCCGGACGAGGACGCGCTGCTGATGGCGCTGGCCTCGGCCATCCACGCCCACCCGGTGGAGCGCGAGCAGCTCGAGGCCACGCGGGACCAGCTCGAGGCGGAGGGGCGCCTGAGCGCCGCCACGCGGGACATGCTGGAGAAGGCGCTGGCGACGGATGACTCGCTGGCCCCCGAGTCGATGGAGGAAGAGGTCGACGCGGACGAGCTGGCGGCGGACGCGGCGCAGCGGCTGGGAGCGCTCAACCAGGATCTCTCGCTGCTGGCGGATGTGTTCACGTCCTTGGATGAGGCTCGCCGGGCGGAGCTGCTGATGCAGCTGCGGTACTCGGCGGAGCTGGTGGCGTACCTGGAGGGCTTGTAGATGAACAGCGCGCTGGCTCGGGATCGGGCGCGGCTCCTGGAGCTGCTCACCGAGCGCTCCTTCGAGCGGCGCAAGGTGGTGCTCTCCTCCGGCAAGGAGTCGGACTTCTACATCGACTGCAAGCGCACGGCGCTGCTGGCGGAGGGGCACTTCCTCATCGGCAGGCTGCTGCTGGACGCGATCGTCCGCGAGGCTCCCCTCGCCGTGGGAGTGGGCGGCCTGACGCTGGGGGCGGACCCCATCGCCTCGGCGGTGAGCCTGACCAGCTACCTTGCGGGCACGCCGGTGGAGGCCTTCATCGTCCGCAAGGAGCCCAAGGGGCACGGGACGGGGCAGTGGATCGAGGGCCTGAGCGCGCTGGGGCAGAACGCTCCGGTGGCCATCGTCGAGGACGTGGTGACGACGGGGGCCTCGACGCTGAAGGCCATCGAGCGGGCCCAGTCCGAGGGGCTGAAGGTGCTGGGGGCCTTCGCGCTGGTGGACCGGCTCGAGGGCGGCCGCGAGGCGGTCGAGTCCGCTGGCTACCGCCTGTTCACGCTCTTCAATCGCAAGGACTTCATCCCGTGAAGAAGGGGTTCCGCGTCGCGGCGCTGCTGGGGCTGCTGTCGGGCTGCACCACCACCCCGCCCACCATCGGCGATCCGGCGCCGCAGCTGACGGATCGTCGCTCCGAGCAGAAGTACCAGGAGATCTTCGGCAGGTACTCGGACCGGGCGGAGATCTACGACGGCTTCGACACGCGGGTGTTCGCCGGGGCGACGTTCCAGACGATGAACTTCCGCGAGGCGCGGGTGAGGCGGCTGGCGGAGTTCCAGTTCCTGCCGAAGGCCCGGGTGGAGGAGCTGCTGGCAAAGGAGCGCACGGAGGAGACGCAGTTCAACGAGTTCTTCCTGGGCGTCCACGTCAACGACTACCGCTTCGAGGACTTCTCGAACCGCAACTCCATCTGGCGCATCGTCATGCTGACGCCGTCGGTGGAGGTGGAGCCGGTGAGCATCGAGCGCATCGGCCGGGCGACGCTGGACATGCGCGCGATGTACCCCTACCTGGGGGTGTTCTGGGTGGGGTACCGGGTACGCTTCCCGAAGGTGCTGCCGGATGGCACGCCGGTCATCCCGGAGAGCGCCACGCACATCCAGCTGCGGATGGCCTCCACGCTGGGCCACGGGCAGATGCGGGTGCACGCGCGCTGAGGCGTGAGGGGGCGGAGCGGAGCCGGAGACGCCGGCTCACGTCTCCTCGGTCCGGCGCAGCCACTTCTCCGTCACCTGCATCGTCGGGCCGGCCTGGAGCCGATCCAGCAGCTCGCTCGCGGAGGCGCTCACGGCGAAGGGGCGCTCCTGCGCCTGGGGGATGAAGCCGTCCTCCACGCCACGGCGGACCATGGTGATGAGCGGCTGGAAGTAGCCGCCCACGTCCAGCAGCCCGATGGGCTTGGCGTGCAGGCCGAGCTGGCCCCAGGTGATGATCTCGAACAGCTCTTCGAAGGTGCCGAAGCCGCCGGGCAGGGCCACGAAGGCATCAGATCGCTTGGCCATGAGCGCCTTGCGCTCGTGCATCGAGTTCACCAGGTGCAGCTCGTGGAGCCCCTGGTGGCCGATCTCCCGCTGCTGGAGGCTGAAGGGCAGCACGCCCACCGCTCGGCCGCCGGCGGAGAGGACCGCGTCCGCCACGGCACCCATGAGGCCCACGCTGGCCCCGCCGTAGATGAGGGTGAGGTTGCGACGGACCAGCTCCTCGCCGAGCTCGCGGGCCGCGGCGAGAAACTCGGGCCGGGCGCCCGGTCGGGAGCCGCAGAAGACACACACCGTCTTCACATCCATGTCAGAACCCCCACCGCCGTTCCGGGTGCGCGGCGAACATCGCCACCACCGCCGAGATGAACAGGATGAGCGGGAGCGCCCGGGCATAGACGGGAGCGCCCAGCCGCAGGGCCAGGCCGCAGGGCAGGCCGAAGAGGAAGCCCCCGAGGTGTCCCGCCCAGCTCACGCCGGGCAGCAGGCTGATGACGACCATCTGCACCAGCCACACGCCCAGCTGCTTGCGCCCCTGCTCCGTGGCGATGGGGAGCATGACGCCCGCCCAGCCGAGAATCATCCCCGAGGCGCCCACCATGGGCCGGTCGAAGTCGAAGAAGAGGGCGAAGGAGGAGCCGCCCAGGGCGGTGACGATGCACAGGCCCAGGAAGCGCCAGCTGCCGATGTTCCGCTCCAACATGAAGCCGAGCGAGTAGACCACCATCATGTTGAACAGCAGGTGGATGGGGCCGCCGTGAGCGAAGACACAGCTCAGCAGGCGCCAGTACTCGCCCTGCTGGACGAGCGGCCCGTAGACGGCGAGCGGAATGCCCGCCTCCGCCAGCTCCAGGCCCGCCTGCTTCGAGGAGAGCGCGGGCAGCATCTGGTTGGCGCCCAGGAGGTACAGCGCCACGCAGCTGACGATGAGGGTGCCGCACACGGGCGTCCACCGGGGCCTGGGCATCGGGGCGTCGGGCTGCGGGCCCGGCGGGGAGCCCCCCGAGGACGGATCTTCCAGGATGCGAGGCGAGCGCGCCATCGGGCCTCAGATCTCCCGGGAGACGACGGTGTCGCGCTTCCAGTGATGGTCGTCCGTGTTGGGGTAGTCGAGGGTGAAGTGCAGGCCGCGGCTCTCCTTGCGGCGGCTGGCGCAGTCGACGATGAGGTGGGCCACGTCGGCGATGTTGCGCAGCTCGATGACGTCCCGAGTCACCTTGAAGCGCCAGTAGTAGTCGCGGATCTCCTCGCGCAGCAGATCCAGCCGGCGCCGGGCGCGCATCAGACGCTTGTCCGTGCGGACGATGCCGACGTAGTTCCACATGAGGCGGCGGATCTCGTCCCAGTTGTGGGTCACGACGACGCTCTCATCCGAGTCCACCGCGCTGCCGGGATCCCACTCGGGGGGCTCCTGGGGGAGCGCGGGGAGGCTGCGCACCTCCTCGGCGGTGACCTGGGCGGCGCGGTGGCCGAACACCAGGCCCTCGAGCAGGGAGTTGGAGGCCAGACGGTTGGCGCCGTGCAGGCCGGTGCTGGCCACCTCGCCAATGGCGTAGAGGCCGGCCACGGAGGTGCGCCCGTTCAGGTCCGCCACCACGCCGCCGCACATGTAGTGGGCCGCGGGCACCACGGGGATGGGCTGCACGGCCATGTCGATGTTGAAGGCCTTGCAGGTGGCGTAGATGTTGGGGAAGCGCTCGGAGAGGAAGGCGCGCCCCAGGTGCGTCATGTCCAGGTAGACGCAGTCATCACCGGTGCGCTTGAGCTCCGCGTCGATGGCGCGGGCCACCACGTCGCGAGGCGCCAGGGCCCCCAGCGGGTGGTAGCGCTCCATGAACGTCTGCCCGCTGCGCAGCCGCAGCTTGCCGCCCTCGCCTCGGAGCGCCTCGCTGATGAGGAAGCTCTTGGCCTCCGGGTGGTACAGGCAGGTGGGGTGGAACTGGTAGAACTCCATGTTGGCGATCTGGGCGCCGGCCCGGTACGCCATGGCCACGCCGTCGCCCGTCGCGACGTCCGGGTTGGAGGTGTAGAGGTACACCTTGCCCGCGCCGCCCGTGGCCAGCACCGTCACCTTGCCCAGGAACGTCTCGATGTGGCCGCTCTCGGTGAGGGCGTAGGTGCCCAGGCACCGGCTGGCGCGGCCCGGGCTGGGGCGCTGGTTGAGGATGAGATCGATGGCGGCGGTGTTCTGGAAGAAGGTGATGTTCTTCTGCTCGTCGCACGCGGCCAGCAGCGCCCGCTGCACCTCGCGGCCGGTGATGTCGCCGGCGTGGATGATGCGGCGGGCCGAGTGGCCTCCCTCGCGCGTCAGATCGAAGTCCCCCGAGGCGCGCCGGTTGAACTCGGCGCCGAGCGAGACGAGCTCCCGGATGCGGTCGGGGCCCTCGCGCACCGTCACCTCCACCGCGTCCTGGTGGCACAGGCCGGCGCCAGCGACGAGGGTGTCCTGGACGTGGGCCTCGAAGGTGTCGGTGGGAGCCAGCACGCTGGCGATGCCCCCCTGGGCGTACTGAGTGTTGCTCTCATAACGCTCGCGCTTGGTGAGGACGGCGACGGAGCCATGCCGAGCCGCCTGGAGAGCGAACGAGAGGCCTGCGACCCCGCCACCCAGGACGAGGAAATCGAAGCGCTGGGGCATGGGCGGAGCCTTAATGGGTGTAAGTGCTGGAAACAAGGCGTTTTCTTGAGGACTTTCGAGCACCCGTCTAAGGTTTGGGGGCCATGCGCGCTGGCCTCGTCCTGCTGACAGCCCTGCTGATGCTCCCGATGGGAGCCGCTGCCTCCGAGGGCATCTACCGGTACGTCGAGAAGGACGGGACGATCATCTATACGAACGTGCCGCCCCCGGGCAGCAAGCGGGCGAAGCGGCTGAAGGGGACCTTCACGCAGGCGCAGGTGGTGTCGGCGCCGGTGCGGGGCCGCGCGAGCGCTCCGTCGGACCTGGAGCCGCACATCAGCGCGGCGGCGAAGCGGTACCGGATTCCGTCCTCGTTGGTGCGGGCCATCATGCAGGCGGAGAGCAACTTCAACGCGAACGCGGTGTCTCCGAAGGGGGCGTGTGGGCTGATGCAGCTCATGCCCCAGACGGCGACGGAGATGTACGTGAAGGACATCTTCGACGAGAAGGAGAACATCGAAGGGGGGGTGCGCTACCTGCGGGTGCTCGCCAACCAGTTCGACGGGGACATGGTGAAGATGATCGCCGCGTACAACGCAGGACCGGACGCGGTGCGCAAGTACGGGGGGAAGACGCCTCCGTACGAGGAGACGCAGGAGTACGTGCGCAAGGTCCTCCAGCTCTACTACCACTACAAAGAGCGCGAGCGGCTCGCCCAGAACGAGCCCCGCGAAGCGACCAACGATGGCGACGACGCGAGCGACGGGGCGGGAGCCGAACCCCGTTGACGACGAGTTCCTGCAGCTCCTCTACCGGGGTGGGGAGCTGCTGGCTGCGGGCAAGGTGATCGAGGCCAAGGACTTCCTCGAGCGCGCCCACAAGATGCAGCCGAAGCACGAGAAGGGGCAGAACCTGCTCGGGCTGGCGTACTTCAAGCTGGGGCTCTTCGACCGCGCGGCGGAGCTCTACGAGATGCTGGTGCGCGACAACCCGGTGGATCCGACGCTGCGGGTCAACCTGGGGTTGGTGTACCTGAAGACGAACGCGCTGCAGCGCGCGGTGCGCGAGTTCGAAGTGGCGGTGGACCTGGCGCCGGACCACAAGAAGGCGCACAACTACCTGGGGCTGGCGCTGGCGCAGCAGGGCGAGTACGGCCGGGCGCGCGAGCACTTCCTGCTGGCCGGCAGCGACGCGATGGCGGAGAAGATGGCGCGGGCCATCGCGGGCGAGGGCTTCAGCCGTCCGGCGCCGGTGCAGCCGGCCAGGGCGCGGGGCTTCGCGGAGCTCGAGGGCGCCGAGGTGGTGCGAGAGCAGGGCGGAGTGCCGGTGCCGGAGACGCCGCCGCCGGTGAGCACGGATCTGGTGATCGACGTGGTGGAGGAGGCGCCCGCGAAGCAGGCCGAGCCGGTGCCGCCCGTGCCCGTGCCGGTGGCCGAGGCTCGTCCCGAGGCGCCCGCCGTGGCTCCTGTCGCTCCGCCCGCGGAGGACGACTGGGGTGCGCAGTTCGGGCTGGATGAGTCCTCGCACCTGGACGAGAGCCAGGCGCGGGAGGCGGCTGCCGAGGGCGCGACGCCCGAGGCCGCGATGGCCGGAGGGGAGGCCCCGGCGTACCAGCCCGAGAGCGAGTACTCCGGAGCCGAGGGGCCGGTGGTGGCTGCCTCCAATGCCTCGGAGCAGGACTCGGACATCTCCATCTCGGTGGATGAGGCGCCGGGCATTCCGGTGGCGGAGATCTCCGAGACGCCTCCTGGGGCCGAGCCGAGCCTGCCGGTGCTGTCGGTGGAGGAGGTCTCCGAGGACGGGATGCCGGTGCTGACGGCGGAGCCCGAGAACCCGGAGGACCTTGCGGCCATCGCCCAGCACCAGGAGCCCCGAGCCGCCGAGCCGCCGGAGCCCCCAGCGCCCGAGACTTCGCCGGAGGCCCTGTCCGAGGCTCCCGTCGCGGAGTCCCACCCCACGCTGGCGATGGGCACACCGGTACCTGCTGTTGCTCAGGCGGTCTCCGAGGCGGCCGAGCTCCCCGAGGCACGGCTCGAGGAGCAGCCCCAGGCGACCTGGGGGGCTGAAGCGGCCGTACCGACTCCAGCACCAATGGCACCGGCTGCCGTCTCCGGGCCCACAGGAGAGGATGCCTGGCGGGGGAGGGGGGCACCGCTGCTGGGCGAGCTCGCCCCGGCGGTGGAGCTGGGAGGCGCCAGCGCGCAGAGTGCGTTCACGGTGGGGGCGAGCGGCTTCTCCGCTCGGGTGGATGGGGAGCTGCTGACGCGGCTGGAGGGGCTGGTGGCCTTCACGGGCTCGCTGACCTTCCAGCCGGAGATGAAGCGCTTCCGAGGGCGGACGACGGACAAGGCCTTCGGAGAGGGCTCGGCGCGGGTGGTGCGAGCCACGGGGCGGGGCGTGCTGTTCGTGGAACCGGCGGAGGAGCGCATCTTCCAGGCGGTGGACCTGGGGGACGAGTCGGCCTACTTCCGGGACGAGTACGTGTTCGCCTTCGAGGAGCCGGTGATGTTCGAGAACGGCCGGGTGCCCTCGGAGGTGGCGCCGGACCTGGACCTGGTGCACCTGAGGGGAAACGGGAAGGTGCTGTTGAGCCTGACGGGCCCGCTGCGCTCGGTGAGGGTGGGGATGGAGGCGGCGGTGACGGTGCCGTTGGCGTACCTGGTGGGCTGGCAGGGGAACCTGACGCCGCGGGTGGTGGCGCTGCTGGTGGGGGCGGGAGGTGAAGTCTTGAAGACAGCCGTGGAGCTGAGCGGCGAAGGATTTGCCCTCATCTGCCTGCCAGTCCGCTAGAAGGGGGGCTCATGGACCGAGCCACCAAGAAGCAGCGCAAGCGGGAGGAGCGGGCGAGGCGCAAGGCCGCCCGGAAGCCGAGCGTCCTGGTGCAGGAGTTCTGGAACCTGCCCAACATGCTGACGCTGGGACGGATCCTGCTGATCCCGGTCTTCGTGTGGTTCACGTACGACGCGGACCCGTTCTACTCGTTGATGGCGGGGGTGGTGTTCGCGGTGGCGTCCATCACGGACGTGGTGGACGGGTACCTGGCGCGCAAGTGGAACCTCATCACGGTGGTGGGGAAGTTCATGGACCCACTGGCCGACAAGCTGATTGTCATGGCGGCGCTGGTGATGATGGTGCGGCTGGGGCGGATCGCGGCGTGGGTGGTGATCGTGCTGCTGGCGAGGGAGCTGATCGTCAGCGGCCTGAGGACCATCGCGGCGAGCGAGGGGATGGTCATCGCGGCGGGGCAGGAGGGCAAGTGGAAGACGAGCCTGCAGCTGGTGGGGGTGATTTCACTCTGCGTTCACTACGTCCACCCATTGGACCTGGGGTACCAGGTGGTGACGGTGGACTACAACAAGGTGGGCAGGGTGTTGGTGTACCTGTCGGGGGCGTTCTCGGTGTGGAGCGCGGTGGTCTACTTCCGAGCGTTCCTCGCCATGCTGGCCAGGCGAGGAGGAGGAACCGACGCACAGAACGCTTGACGTGCTCGGAGCAGGTGGGTATATCCGCCCTCGCTTCGACGGTGCGGCGACGCAGCGGCGAGGGGCAGACAGATGCGGGAATAGCTCAGCGGTAGAGCATCGCCTTGCCAAGGCGAGGGTCGAGGGTTCAAATCCCTTTTCCCGCTCCAGAATGAAGTCCGGCGGCCGGAACTCCTCAAAGGGTTCCGGCCGCTGGCTTTTTGGGCCTTTGATGTCGCCACCGTCCCTGGAGGGCCTCGGTCGACCAGAGCAAGGTCTTCAATCTCGAAGGGAGAGCAGGCAGCCGATGCACGGGCTCGTCTTCGGGGCAGCCGTGATCATGGGCCCAGGTAGGCAGCTGCCGGCGCGAAGAAGCGGGACCTTGATCTGGCGATTCGGGGCACTTCGGAGGTGAACTTCGGTGTGACCTGTGGAGAAGTGATCGTGAAAAAGCTGACCGTCGCGCTTCTAGGGATGGTGCTTGTTTCCTGCAGTACCACTCACTCCTCCATCCCCGTCGAGGGGGAAGCGCCCGCTCATCTCGTGCTCGTCATGAGTGAGCGTCCTGATGGACAGGTCTCCTCCTCCTGGCACCGTGCCGAGGATTTCGATCTTGAGCGGTACCAAGGCCTGGAGGGGCGCATCATTCACGCCGCCGCTCACCCTCGGGACTGCCATGCGGAGTACCTCGAGTGCATTGAAGAGTGCATGAGCCGCCCGCTTCTTCGTGGGTATGGGCATATCACCGCAGGGCGCGGACTCGGTGGGAAGCTGGAGTACTGCCAGGGACGGTGCAGACAGCCATACAACGACTGTGAAGAGCTTCAAGAGCTCAAGCCTCGAGAGTTCTCTACCTGGGATGGGGCGATGGATTGGCTGAAACGCAACCGCACATCCATTCTCGTGGGAAGCGTCATTGTAGTCGCGGGTGTGACTTTTGTTGTTGTCTCCGCAGGGGCTGGGCTCATCGTCCTCGCGCCAGCGGTGCTTCTGGCGACAGCGGGAGCTGGACCCGAGAACCATGCAGTGGGAGGAACTCGGTAGGCATGTCAACACGCTCTCTGGATGCGCAGGAGTTGTTGGGGCGACTCTGGGAAGAAGCTTCATCGGCAGAGGACAAGGAGAAGCTGCGAATGGCGGTCGATGCGCTCAGGTTCATCGCAGCTACCGGCCAGTCAGCCGATTTCGAAGACTACCGCAAGAGCCTTGATGCGAATGCTCCTCCGCTGGTCAGCGTGTCTTTCCAGACACGAGAAGAGGCGGAGGCCTGGCTCAACGCTCATCCCCGTCCACCCGATCAAGCATATGTGCTGATTGCGGGTGAGTATCACATCGTCATGTATGCTTCCGAGCGGAACCGCAGGAGTTTGCTCCGTCACCCGGCCCTTGAGTTCTATCTGGAAGAAATGACGCGGGGAGGGCTGCCGGCTCCAACCGCCTCCTTCCAGACGCGTGAGGAGGCG includes the following:
- the bacN gene encoding bactofilin BacN, whose amino-acid sequence is MAESETGIIGKGIVIKGSLTGGGDLVIEGRVEGQIALKNHLTIESTGKVQADIRAEELTINGEASGNIDASTRVSINASAKVAGDIKAPRVIIEDGAVFNGSIEMEVKLPDDI
- a CDS encoding bactofilin family protein; its protein translation is MANTVIGSSIVIDGEISGDEDLVIQGTVKGKISLKESLFVEGSGVVEADIETQNVEIAGRVTGNIVASDKVELKQDCRVVGDIKAPRILIADGASFKGNVDMDQKER
- a CDS encoding bactofilin family protein: MAIAKETAGATGDNTVVGPSILISGKLTGDEDLTVRGRVEGELTLSKTLIVETTGVVKANVAVRNAIVSGVVVGNINATESVELTREGRMVGDIRAPRVIIVDGASFRGRVDMGEVEPGRVPASRPAVARPTVRPGAAPARPTTPAARPAGRPAPPPPPAARPATKPVPPPPPAPAAGATGAAGAAGTPPKGEPAAPVPPVVGAGAKKKVVVKKKAR
- a CDS encoding ParB/RepB/Spo0J family partition protein; the protein is MDAENRVDGEDGKPDEPGESPSAPGEGEGVPPRSDAPAAEQPAGKAILLGAGEPLPETAAAGADQPDAASEPGSGADAGEAVEESPEESSDESSDEAAQAAAELPPRPASESILAALPLEQIDEDTTFRIRPEGEISKLATDVARLGQLFPVDVRPAGDNRYQIICGFRRVAALRFLKRDRVQVRIHTGLPDEDALLMALASAIHAHPVEREQLEATRDQLEAEGRLSAATRDMLEKALATDDSLAPESMEEEVDADELAADAAQRLGALNQDLSLLADVFTSLDEARRAELLMQLRYSAELVAYLEGL
- the pyrE gene encoding orotate phosphoribosyltransferase, with translation MNSALARDRARLLELLTERSFERRKVVLSSGKESDFYIDCKRTALLAEGHFLIGRLLLDAIVREAPLAVGVGGLTLGADPIASAVSLTSYLAGTPVEAFIVRKEPKGHGTGQWIEGLSALGQNAPVAIVEDVVTTGASTLKAIERAQSEGLKVLGAFALVDRLEGGREAVESAGYRLFTLFNRKDFIP
- a CDS encoding LOG family protein, coding for MDVKTVCVFCGSRPGARPEFLAAARELGEELVRRNLTLIYGGASVGLMGAVADAVLSAGGRAVGVLPFSLQQREIGHQGLHELHLVNSMHERKALMAKRSDAFVALPGGFGTFEELFEIITWGQLGLHAKPIGLLDVGGYFQPLITMVRRGVEDGFIPQAQERPFAVSASASELLDRLQAGPTMQVTEKWLRRTEET
- a CDS encoding rhomboid family intramembrane serine protease yields the protein MARSPRILEDPSSGGSPPGPQPDAPMPRPRWTPVCGTLIVSCVALYLLGANQMLPALSSKQAGLELAEAGIPLAVYGPLVQQGEYWRLLSCVFAHGGPIHLLFNMMVVYSLGFMLERNIGSWRFLGLCIVTALGGSSFALFFDFDRPMVGASGMILGWAGVMLPIATEQGRKQLGVWLVQMVVISLLPGVSWAGHLGGFLFGLPCGLALRLGAPVYARALPLILFISAVVAMFAAHPERRWGF
- the nadB gene encoding L-aspartate oxidase, whose product is MPQRFDFLVLGGGVAGLSFALQAARHGSVAVLTKRERYESNTQYAQGGIASVLAPTDTFEAHVQDTLVAGAGLCHQDAVEVTVREGPDRIRELVSLGAEFNRRASGDFDLTREGGHSARRIIHAGDITGREVQRALLAACDEQKNITFFQNTAAIDLILNQRPSPGRASRCLGTYALTESGHIETFLGKVTVLATGGAGKVYLYTSNPDVATGDGVAMAYRAGAQIANMEFYQFHPTCLYHPEAKSFLISEALRGEGGKLRLRSGQTFMERYHPLGALAPRDVVARAIDAELKRTGDDCVYLDMTHLGRAFLSERFPNIYATCKAFNIDMAVQPIPVVPAAHYMCGGVVADLNGRTSVAGLYAIGEVASTGLHGANRLASNSLLEGLVFGHRAAQVTAEEVRSLPALPQEPPEWDPGSAVDSDESVVVTHNWDEIRRLMWNYVGIVRTDKRLMRARRRLDLLREEIRDYYWRFKVTRDVIELRNIADVAHLIVDCASRRKESRGLHFTLDYPNTDDHHWKRDTVVSREI
- a CDS encoding lytic transglycosylase domain-containing protein; this encodes MRAGLVLLTALLMLPMGAAASEGIYRYVEKDGTIIYTNVPPPGSKRAKRLKGTFTQAQVVSAPVRGRASAPSDLEPHISAAAKRYRIPSSLVRAIMQAESNFNANAVSPKGACGLMQLMPQTATEMYVKDIFDEKENIEGGVRYLRVLANQFDGDMVKMIAAYNAGPDAVRKYGGKTPPYEETQEYVRKVLQLYYHYKERERLAQNEPREATNDGDDASDGAGAEPR
- a CDS encoding tetratricopeptide repeat protein; protein product: MATTRATGREPNPVDDEFLQLLYRGGELLAAGKVIEAKDFLERAHKMQPKHEKGQNLLGLAYFKLGLFDRAAELYEMLVRDNPVDPTLRVNLGLVYLKTNALQRAVREFEVAVDLAPDHKKAHNYLGLALAQQGEYGRAREHFLLAGSDAMAEKMARAIAGEGFSRPAPVQPARARGFAELEGAEVVREQGGVPVPETPPPVSTDLVIDVVEEAPAKQAEPVPPVPVPVAEARPEAPAVAPVAPPAEDDWGAQFGLDESSHLDESQAREAAAEGATPEAAMAGGEAPAYQPESEYSGAEGPVVAASNASEQDSDISISVDEAPGIPVAEISETPPGAEPSLPVLSVEEVSEDGMPVLTAEPENPEDLAAIAQHQEPRAAEPPEPPAPETSPEALSEAPVAESHPTLAMGTPVPAVAQAVSEAAELPEARLEEQPQATWGAEAAVPTPAPMAPAAVSGPTGEDAWRGRGAPLLGELAPAVELGGASAQSAFTVGASGFSARVDGELLTRLEGLVAFTGSLTFQPEMKRFRGRTTDKAFGEGSARVVRATGRGVLFVEPAEERIFQAVDLGDESAYFRDEYVFAFEEPVMFENGRVPSEVAPDLDLVHLRGNGKVLLSLTGPLRSVRVGMEAAVTVPLAYLVGWQGNLTPRVVALLVGAGGEVLKTAVELSGEGFALICLPVR
- the pgsA gene encoding CDP-diacylglycerol--glycerol-3-phosphate 3-phosphatidyltransferase, translating into MDRATKKQRKREERARRKAARKPSVLVQEFWNLPNMLTLGRILLIPVFVWFTYDADPFYSLMAGVVFAVASITDVVDGYLARKWNLITVVGKFMDPLADKLIVMAALVMMVRLGRIAAWVVIVLLARELIVSGLRTIAASEGMVIAAGQEGKWKTSLQLVGVISLCVHYVHPLDLGYQVVTVDYNKVGRVLVYLSGAFSVWSAVVYFRAFLAMLARRGGGTDAQNA
- a CDS encoding head protein, with the protein product MSTRSLDAQELLGRLWEEASSAEDKEKLRMAVDALRFIAATGQSADFEDYRKSLDANAPPLVSVSFQTREEAEAWLNAHPRPPDQAYVLIAGEYHIVMYASERNRRSLLRHPALEFYLEEMTRGGLPAPTASFQTREEAEAWLALQPEPPRQVFITIASEYHLVAYHHRINLRAIYPVVLAAKSRLESVGTPEKP